In Massilia sp. METH4, the genomic window TAAACCATTCGGCATCCCCGCGCGTTGCTTGCCAACGTCCTGCACAGGCCGTAAGACGGCCAGCAGGGCGGGCGCCCAATGGGCGAAAAACGAAAATTATATTCCTAAAAATGTATTTGCGCCACGCAAAAAGGGAGAAGCGAAGCCATGAGCAGTACCGTGAAACACCGCAGCAGCGAGGGCGACGATGCGCCTTCCCCCGACCTGGCAGCGCTGCAGAAGCTGCGCATCGTGATCCGCGCCGCCCAGCGGCACTCGCTGTGGGTCGAGAAACAGTGCGGGGTGAACGGCGCCCAGTTGTGGATCCTGCAGGAGCTGCTGGAGACGCCCGGGCTGCGCGTGGGCCAGATCACGGCGCGCCTGGCGATCGCCCAAGCCACCACGAGCAACCTCCTCGAAGGGTTGGTACGGAAGGGCTACGTCGTCAAGACGCGCGACCTCGATGATGCACGTGTGGTAAAACTGGCACTGTCCGACGCGGGGCGCGCCTTGCTGGACACGGCGCCGAAACCGGCGCGCGGCCTGCTGCCGGAAGCGCTGGCGAAGCTGGACGGCGCCGACCTGGCGAGCCTGAACGCGGGCTTGCAAGGCTTGCTGGATTCGATCGAAGACCTGGACGAAGGGTTCGGCCTGCAGCCGATGCCCTTCACGATGTAGTGCATTTTTAACGCAAAGGAGCGGCATGGAAGACGAGCAGCGCGGACCGGAACGGGAACATTCGCGCCGGAGGGACGATACCCCGCGTTACCTCGACCCCGGCGACTCGGTATTCTCCCTGTGGGGCCGGGTGATCCGCGCGCGCTACCAGCGCATCGCCGCCGCGTTGTCGCGGCACGTGATGCAGCGCCCGCTGCGTATCGGCATCTCGGCACGCATCTTCCACCCCGAACCCGGCGCCACGGGCTTGCGC contains:
- a CDS encoding MarR family winged helix-turn-helix transcriptional regulator, encoding MSSTVKHRSSEGDDAPSPDLAALQKLRIVIRAAQRHSLWVEKQCGVNGAQLWILQELLETPGLRVGQITARLAIAQATTSNLLEGLVRKGYVVKTRDLDDARVVKLALSDAGRALLDTAPKPARGLLPEALAKLDGADLASLNAGLQGLLDSIEDLDEGFGLQPMPFTM